The following coding sequences lie in one Sorex araneus isolate mSorAra2 chromosome 4, mSorAra2.pri, whole genome shotgun sequence genomic window:
- the IL27 gene encoding interleukin-27 subunit alpha, producing the protein MGQKAGDLGWRLSLLLLSLLLARAGVWGFPRPPGRLSQPELRREFKVSLHLARKLLSEVRVQAHRFADSHLPGVNLDLLPLGDQLPNVSLTFQDWCKLSDADRLSFLSVTLRPFHALLEGLVSQRPWTSAERLQLWAVRLDLRDLQRHLRFQALAAGLNLPEEESDAEQGLPPGTLGSAPQPGWARVPWPQLLSTYQLLHALELILSRAVRDLLLLSQAGNPAQSHLLTRVTGLYGPFSSTGVQSGPGGQPPACRRHPPASLPSPTQ; encoded by the exons ATGGGCCAGAAGGCAGGAGACCTTGGCTGGC GGCTGAGTCTCTTGCTCCTGTCCTTGCTCCTGGCTCGAGCTGGTGTCTGGGGATTCCCGAGGCCCCCAGGGAGGCTGAGCCAGCCGGAGCTGCGGAGAGAGTTCAAGGTCAGCCTGCATCTCGCCAGGAAGCTGCTCTCTGAGGTTCGGGTCCAGGCCCACCGCTTT GCTGACTCTCACCTACCTGGAGTGAATCTGGACCTCCTGCCCCTAGGAGACCAGCTCCCCAACGTCTCCCTGACCTTCCAGGACTGGTGCAAACTCTCC GACGCAGATCGGCTCAGCTTCCTCTCCGTGACGCTTCGTCCCTTCCATGCCCTGTTGGAAGGGCTGGTGAGCCAGAGGCCCTGGACCAGCGCAGAAAGGCTGCAGCTGTGGGCTGTGCGCCTGGACCTCCGAGACCTGCAACGGCATCTCCGCTTCCAG GCGCTGGCTGCAGGACTCAACCTCCCCGAGGAGGAGAGTGACGCGGAGCAGGGGCTGCCTCCAGGGACTCTGGGCAGCGCCCCCCAGCCCGGGTGGGCCCGGGTGCCCTGGCCCCAGCTCCTGTCCACCTACCAGCTGCTTCACGCCCTGGAACTCATCTTGTCTCGGGCCGTGCGGGACTTGCTGCTGCTCTCCCAGGCTGGAAACCCCGCCCAGAGCCATCTCCTGACCCGGGTGACAGGACTTTATGGCCCCTTCTCGTCGACCGGTGTGCAGTCTGGGCCGGGGGGACAGCCTCCAGCCTGCCGGCGGcacccccctgcctccctccccagccccacccaataA
- the APOBR gene encoding apolipoprotein B receptor, producing MDFLRLHLPGLHQALRGALDSLSTFISYLMGDEVPTAGRSEGTGEAAAGKRGKIVEEEAQEALEGLGCSQSQGEGEPGGPEEPGRCQEGDSAAEQTRGRGEGESHGAQADRQDTGAQEAAKASGCQKLSAPLEVLKDSEAESGAERDGSSQVSREREAKRGETPRTWEEEEAWPGGPGLAGGVESEWAWHREPEGKGCADSPRVPGEGPESEQAGAEEGWIKAGREELGTSSDREEIWIATGTQEDGTASGEEKGRAASGGEETRTTSGGEEAWTAAGPEEACTDSGGEEAGRTSDIEEACTTSSREETCTASGIVEACAASGREEACTALGREEAWINPREPEGEADAEAAPGAQPETPPGERSEEEAGADQPVLPETPENQPPELMRGEEGEGSPERRAPEAEEMTWTAHAEAADPQDPEDAGVQEDEGPWQRSEAVPGPRGEAEGCAEGDEAHGCWTEALLPASRLDVSVSRSRALLSRNASQRRSRPSFRRPPAQETQGEPPSPPRQEGDSVPQQSLLQLEEPPQPSAPRPEGTPVPARRRPLGQGFGLAHPGMMQELQARLGQPKPQ from the exons ATGGATTTCCTCCGACTACATCTCCCGGGGCTGCATCAGGCCTTGAGGGGGGCGCTG gACTCCCTGAGCACCTTTATCTCCTACCTGATGGGAGATGAGGTTCCCACTGCCGGAAGGAGCGAGGGGACGGGAGAGGCGGCTGCAGGGAAGCGGGGCAAGATTGTGGAGGAGGAAGCCCAGGAGGCTCTGGAAGGTCTTGGATGTAGCCAGAGCCAGGGGGAGGGAGAGCCGGGAGGGCCCGAAGAGCCTGGGAGATGCCAGGAGGGCGATTCCGCTGCAGAACAGACCCGGGGCCGGGGAGAAGGCGAGTCCCACGGGGCCCAAGCAGACAGGCAGGACACTGGGGCCCAGGAGGCAGCCAAGGCATCCGGGTGCCAGAAGCTGAGTGCCCCCTTGGAGGTCCTGAAGGATTCTGAGGCCGAGTCCGGGGCTGAGCGAGACGGGAGCAGCCAGGTGTCTAGGGAGCGGGAAGCGAAGAGAGGAGAGACACCCAGAacctgggaggaggaagaggcctgGCCAGGAGGGCCAGGGCTGGCTGGAGGGGTGGAGTCAGAGTGGGCCTGGCACAGGGAGCCTGAGGGGAAAGGCTGTGCTGACAGCCCGAGGGTGCCAGGGGAGGGCCCGGAGTCGGAGCAGGCAG GCGCAGAGGAGGGCTGGATAAAAGCAGGTAGGGAGGAGCTCGGGACCTCCTCAGACAGGGAGGAGATCTGGATAGCAACGGGCACGCAGGAGGATGGGACAGCCTCAGGAGAAGAGAAGGGCAGGGCGGCCTCAGGAGGGGAAGAGACCAGGACAACCTCGGGAGGGGAAGAGGCCTGGACAGCCGCAGGCCCGGAGGAGGCCTGCACAGATTCGGGTGGGGAGGAGGCCGGGAGAACCTCAGACATAGAGGAGGCCTGCACAACCTCCAGCAGGGAAGAAACCTGTACAGCCTCGGGCATAGTGGAGGCCTGTGCAGCCTCAGGCAGGGAGGAGGCCTGTACAGCCTTGGGCAGGGAGGAGGCCTGGATCAAT CCAAGGGAGCCGGAGGGTGAGGCTGATGCGGAGGCCGCCCCCGGGGCCCAGCCCGAGACGCCCCCAGGGGAGAGGAGTgaggaggaggcaggggcagACCAGCCAGTGCTTCCCGAGACCCCTGAAAACCAGCCCCCTGAGCTGATGCGAG gggaggagggggaagggagcccCGAACGAAGAGCCCCGGAGGCCGAGGAGATGACCTGGACGGCGCACGCTGAGGCCGCTGACCCCCAAGACCCAGAGGACGCGGGGGTCCAAGAGGACGAAGGCCCATGGCAGCGCTCAGAGGCCGTGCCCGGGCCCCGGGGGGAGGCCGAGGGCTGTGCAGAAGGAGATGAAGCTCACGGCTGCTGGACTGAG GCCCTGCTCCCCGCATCCCGCCTGGATGTGTCGGTGTCCCGGAGCCGGGCTCTGCTCTCCCGCAACGCCTCCCAGCGCCGCTCCCGGCCCTCTTTCCGCCGGCCCCCTGCCCAGGAGACGCAGGGGgaacctcccagccccccacggcAGGAGGGGGACTCTGTCCCCCAGCAGAGCCTTCTGCAGCTTGAGGAGCCCCCACAGCCAAGTGCCCCGAGGCCTGAAGGGACCCCCGTGCCCGCGAGGAGGAGGCCGCTGGGACAGGG GTTCGGCCTGGCACACCCGGGCATGATGCAGGAGCTGCAGGCCAGGCTGGGCCAGCCAAAGCCCCAGTGA
- the CLN3 gene encoding battenin isoform X1, which yields MEGLRRRPSESEGEEAAPHTRPRQSDRPRAPWRNAAGFWLLGLCNNFSYVVMLSAAHDILSHQRAPGNQSHVEPGPTPSPHNSSSRFDCNPISTAAVLLADILPTLGIKLLAPLGLHLLPYSPRVLVCGVCAAGSFLLVAFSPSVVISLCGVVLASISSGLGEVTFLSLTAHYPRAVISWWSSGTGGAGLLGALSYLGLTQAGLSPQHTLLSMLGVPALLLLSYFSLLTTAEPQDPGGEEEAETSSRQPLISNETPESKPDVGSDLSLQEKWTVFKGLLRYIIPLVLVYFTEYFINQGLFELLFFRNTSLSHAQQYRWYQMLYQAGVFASRSSLRCCRIRFTWVLALLQCLNLAFLLVAVCVNFLPSIYLVFLIILYEGLLGGAAYVNTFHNIALESSPEHREFAMETACISDTLGISLSGLLALPLHNYLCHLS from the exons ATGGAAGGCTTGCGGCGGCGCCCGTCCGAGTCCGAGG gagAGGAGGCGGCCCCCCACACCCGGCCGCGCCAGTCGGaccggccccgcgccccctggAGAAACGCGGCGGGTTTCTG GCTCTTGGGCCTTTGTAACAACTTCTCTtacgtggtgatgctcagcgcTGCACATGACATCCTTAGTCACCAGAGGGCGCCTGGGAACCAGAGCCAC gtGGAGCCAGGCCCCACGCCCAGCCCCCACAACAGCTCGTCTCGATTTGACTGCAACCCCATCTCCACCGCG GCAGTGCTCCTAGCGGACATCCTCCCCACCCTCGGAATCAAGCTGTTGGCCCCACTCGGGCTCCACCTGCTGCCCTACAG cccccgggTGCTCGTCTGCGGGGTGTGCGCTGCCGGAAGCTTCCTCCTGGTGGCCTTCTCTCCTTCCGTGGTGATCAGCCTGTGTG GTGTGGTCCTGGCGAGCATCtcctcagggctgggggaggTCACCTTCCTCTCACTCACCGCCCACTACCCCAG GGCTGTGATCTCCTGGTGGTCGTCAGGTACTGGGGGAGCAGGGCTGTTGGGGGCCTTGTCCTACCTGGGCCTTACCCAGGCCGGCCTGTCCCCACAGCACACGCTGCTGTCCATGCTGGGCGTCCCCGCGCTGCTGCTGCTCAG ctacTTCTCATTGCTCACGACTGCCGAGCCCCAGGACCCcggaggggaagaggaggcagaGACTTCCAGCCGGCAGCCGCTGATCAGCAACGAGACCCCAGAATCAAAGCCAG ACGTTGGCTCGGACCTCTCCCTCCAGGAGAAGTGGACCGTGTTTAAG GGCCTGCTGCGGTACATCATCCCCCTGGTGCTGGTGTACTTCACTGAGTACTTCATCAACCAGGGCCTT TTTGAGCTCCTCTTCTTCCGGAACACGTCCCTGAGCCACGCGCAGCAGTATCGCTG GTACCAGATGCTGTACCAGGCCGGCGTCTTTGCATCCCGATCCTCTCTCCGCTGCTGTCGAATCCGCTTCACCTGGGTCCTGGCCCTGCTGCAG tgCCTCAACCTGGCCTTCCTGCTGGTGGCCGTGTGCGTGAACTTCCTGCCAAGCATCTACCTCGTCTTCCTGATCATTCTGTATGAGGGGCTCCTGGGGGGTGCGGCCTACGTGAACACCTTCCACAACATCGCACTGGAG AGCAGCCCCGAGCACCGGGAGTTCGCCATGGAGACCGCCTGCATCTCCGACACCCTGGGGATATCCCTGTCGGGACTCCTGGCGCTGCCGCTGCACAACTACCTTTGCCACCTCTCCTGA
- the CLN3 gene encoding battenin isoform X2, with the protein MEGLRRRPSESEGEEAAPHTRPRQSDRPRAPWRNAAGFWLLGLCNNFSYVVMLSAAHDILSHQRAPGNQSHVEPGPTPSPHNSSSRFDCNPISTAAVLLADILPTLGIKLLAPLGLHLLPYSPRVLVCGVCAAGSFLLVAFSPSVVISLCGVVLASISSGLGEVTFLSLTAHYPRAVISWWSSGTGGAGLLGALSYLGLTQAGLSPQHTLLSMLGVPALLLLSYFSLLTTAEPQDPGGEEEAETSSRQPLISNETPESKPDVGSDLSLQEKWTVFKGLLRYIIPLVLVYFTEYFINQGLFELLFFRNTSLSHAQQYRWYQMLYQAGVFASRSSLRCCRIRFTWVLALLQVPGP; encoded by the exons ATGGAAGGCTTGCGGCGGCGCCCGTCCGAGTCCGAGG gagAGGAGGCGGCCCCCCACACCCGGCCGCGCCAGTCGGaccggccccgcgccccctggAGAAACGCGGCGGGTTTCTG GCTCTTGGGCCTTTGTAACAACTTCTCTtacgtggtgatgctcagcgcTGCACATGACATCCTTAGTCACCAGAGGGCGCCTGGGAACCAGAGCCAC gtGGAGCCAGGCCCCACGCCCAGCCCCCACAACAGCTCGTCTCGATTTGACTGCAACCCCATCTCCACCGCG GCAGTGCTCCTAGCGGACATCCTCCCCACCCTCGGAATCAAGCTGTTGGCCCCACTCGGGCTCCACCTGCTGCCCTACAG cccccgggTGCTCGTCTGCGGGGTGTGCGCTGCCGGAAGCTTCCTCCTGGTGGCCTTCTCTCCTTCCGTGGTGATCAGCCTGTGTG GTGTGGTCCTGGCGAGCATCtcctcagggctgggggaggTCACCTTCCTCTCACTCACCGCCCACTACCCCAG GGCTGTGATCTCCTGGTGGTCGTCAGGTACTGGGGGAGCAGGGCTGTTGGGGGCCTTGTCCTACCTGGGCCTTACCCAGGCCGGCCTGTCCCCACAGCACACGCTGCTGTCCATGCTGGGCGTCCCCGCGCTGCTGCTGCTCAG ctacTTCTCATTGCTCACGACTGCCGAGCCCCAGGACCCcggaggggaagaggaggcagaGACTTCCAGCCGGCAGCCGCTGATCAGCAACGAGACCCCAGAATCAAAGCCAG ACGTTGGCTCGGACCTCTCCCTCCAGGAGAAGTGGACCGTGTTTAAG GGCCTGCTGCGGTACATCATCCCCCTGGTGCTGGTGTACTTCACTGAGTACTTCATCAACCAGGGCCTT TTTGAGCTCCTCTTCTTCCGGAACACGTCCCTGAGCCACGCGCAGCAGTATCGCTG GTACCAGATGCTGTACCAGGCCGGCGTCTTTGCATCCCGATCCTCTCTCCGCTGCTGTCGAATCCGCTTCACCTGGGTCCTGGCCCTGCTGCAGGTACCAGGCCCCTGa
- the CLN3 gene encoding battenin isoform X3 → MLSAAHDILSHQRAPGNQSHVEPGPTPSPHNSSSRFDCNPISTAAVLLADILPTLGIKLLAPLGLHLLPYSPRVLVCGVCAAGSFLLVAFSPSVVISLCGVVLASISSGLGEVTFLSLTAHYPRAVISWWSSGTGGAGLLGALSYLGLTQAGLSPQHTLLSMLGVPALLLLSYFSLLTTAEPQDPGGEEEAETSSRQPLISNETPESKPDVGSDLSLQEKWTVFKGLLRYIIPLVLVYFTEYFINQGLFELLFFRNTSLSHAQQYRWYQMLYQAGVFASRSSLRCCRIRFTWVLALLQCLNLAFLLVAVCVNFLPSIYLVFLIILYEGLLGGAAYVNTFHNIALESSPEHREFAMETACISDTLGISLSGLLALPLHNYLCHLS, encoded by the exons atgctcagcgcTGCACATGACATCCTTAGTCACCAGAGGGCGCCTGGGAACCAGAGCCAC gtGGAGCCAGGCCCCACGCCCAGCCCCCACAACAGCTCGTCTCGATTTGACTGCAACCCCATCTCCACCGCG GCAGTGCTCCTAGCGGACATCCTCCCCACCCTCGGAATCAAGCTGTTGGCCCCACTCGGGCTCCACCTGCTGCCCTACAG cccccgggTGCTCGTCTGCGGGGTGTGCGCTGCCGGAAGCTTCCTCCTGGTGGCCTTCTCTCCTTCCGTGGTGATCAGCCTGTGTG GTGTGGTCCTGGCGAGCATCtcctcagggctgggggaggTCACCTTCCTCTCACTCACCGCCCACTACCCCAG GGCTGTGATCTCCTGGTGGTCGTCAGGTACTGGGGGAGCAGGGCTGTTGGGGGCCTTGTCCTACCTGGGCCTTACCCAGGCCGGCCTGTCCCCACAGCACACGCTGCTGTCCATGCTGGGCGTCCCCGCGCTGCTGCTGCTCAG ctacTTCTCATTGCTCACGACTGCCGAGCCCCAGGACCCcggaggggaagaggaggcagaGACTTCCAGCCGGCAGCCGCTGATCAGCAACGAGACCCCAGAATCAAAGCCAG ACGTTGGCTCGGACCTCTCCCTCCAGGAGAAGTGGACCGTGTTTAAG GGCCTGCTGCGGTACATCATCCCCCTGGTGCTGGTGTACTTCACTGAGTACTTCATCAACCAGGGCCTT TTTGAGCTCCTCTTCTTCCGGAACACGTCCCTGAGCCACGCGCAGCAGTATCGCTG GTACCAGATGCTGTACCAGGCCGGCGTCTTTGCATCCCGATCCTCTCTCCGCTGCTGTCGAATCCGCTTCACCTGGGTCCTGGCCCTGCTGCAG tgCCTCAACCTGGCCTTCCTGCTGGTGGCCGTGTGCGTGAACTTCCTGCCAAGCATCTACCTCGTCTTCCTGATCATTCTGTATGAGGGGCTCCTGGGGGGTGCGGCCTACGTGAACACCTTCCACAACATCGCACTGGAG AGCAGCCCCGAGCACCGGGAGTTCGCCATGGAGACCGCCTGCATCTCCGACACCCTGGGGATATCCCTGTCGGGACTCCTGGCGCTGCCGCTGCACAACTACCTTTGCCACCTCTCCTGA